Proteins from a genomic interval of Clostridium sp. M62/1:
- a CDS encoding acyltransferase family protein: protein MTEKKFYNKVCFAAFLFSLMVVMIHSYNADMFLTLPAEGGAAEVVWQFQHILADVLGPVAVPGFFMLSAYQFYRKCSYKDIGPKMERRIRTVLLPYLLWNFLYYLGYAAAGRIPYLAGISDKTAVEFSIPAMADAVLHFTYNPVFWYMYQLIFLIALSPLLYPLLKNRVSGIVVIAAELYCIKNLIQIPIVNMDALFYYSAAAYGALHAEDFLEERRLQGRKGTAVRAAAAVLGTVLAVYFYQGITVRHSVFETVLYRFTVPVTLWMAVPGMRLPDAREWMKYGFFLYTIHFILARGINKLGAALLPHSALTALLLYLAIPVICVILAWKLGEFLRKYAGPLWRVISGGR from the coding sequence TTGACAGAAAAGAAATTTTACAATAAGGTGTGCTTTGCGGCCTTTCTGTTCAGCCTTATGGTGGTGATGATTCACAGCTATAATGCAGATATGTTTCTGACGCTTCCGGCTGAGGGCGGGGCTGCAGAAGTGGTCTGGCAGTTCCAGCACATTCTGGCAGACGTTCTGGGGCCGGTGGCAGTGCCCGGCTTTTTCATGCTGTCTGCCTACCAGTTTTACAGGAAGTGTTCCTATAAAGATATAGGGCCCAAGATGGAGCGGAGGATACGGACGGTTCTGCTTCCCTACCTGCTCTGGAATTTCCTCTACTACCTGGGCTATGCGGCAGCCGGACGTATCCCGTATCTGGCCGGGATTTCAGACAAGACAGCGGTGGAGTTCAGCATTCCGGCTATGGCAGATGCGGTGCTTCATTTTACCTATAATCCGGTGTTCTGGTATATGTACCAGCTTATTTTCCTGATCGCTCTCTCGCCGCTTCTGTATCCCCTCTTGAAAAACAGGGTTTCCGGTATTGTTGTGATTGCGGCGGAGCTGTACTGCATCAAAAATCTGATCCAGATACCGATTGTCAATATGGACGCCCTCTTTTACTACAGCGCAGCCGCCTACGGAGCGCTCCATGCAGAAGATTTTCTGGAGGAACGGCGGCTGCAGGGCAGGAAGGGGACGGCTGTCAGAGCCGCCGCTGCAGTGCTCGGAACCGTGCTTGCAGTTTACTTTTACCAGGGCATCACAGTCAGGCATTCCGTGTTTGAGACAGTTCTCTACCGATTTACCGTGCCTGTTACCCTCTGGATGGCGGTGCCGGGAATGAGGCTGCCGGACGCCAGGGAGTGGATGAAGTACGGATTTTTTCTCTATACTATCCACTTTATACTGGCGAGGGGAATCAACAAGCTGGGAGCAGCTCTCCTTCCCCACTCCGCCCTCACGGCCCTGCTTCTCTACCTGGCGATTCCGGTTATCTGTGTGATTCTGGCCTGGAAGCTGGGAGAGTTCCTGAGAAAATATGCAGGGCCTCTGTGGAGGGTAATCAGTGGGGGAAGATGA
- a CDS encoding CPBP family intramembrane glutamic endopeptidase encodes MERRPQAECWMPGKPWSWPEGHRAETRMEQKDKRRGTERWRAEMTGAERRQTEKPDAGSHKTAEIVLSAFLPLLFYGLAAETALIVLEAVWRMSGIWASAGEAGAAVFLTEVLPQAASGMGAAVIIFWYWPRPGNIRMEQEGGGRFGGPQSKGKWVRAAWKLPAAGVCYCIGMSGLICLSAAALVPAEISESALAQTAVSAAEPAVSRAGGAAAAALTFLCTGFLIPFAEEVLFRGLMYKRLRRRFGVWACALTTAAVFGIYHGNVQQGIYAGLMGLFLAFLTERFHTVTAAASVHIAANLTALTLDAAAFGTWMESGRLSAWGLTLTALAAWTYLICRLYAETKAL; translated from the coding sequence ATGGAAAGACGGCCACAGGCGGAATGCTGGATGCCGGGAAAGCCATGGAGCTGGCCGGAGGGGCATAGGGCTGAAACCCGGATGGAGCAGAAAGATAAAAGACGGGGAACGGAGAGATGGAGGGCTGAAATGACAGGCGCCGAGAGGAGACAGACAGAAAAGCCAGATGCAGGAAGCCATAAAACTGCAGAGATTGTCCTGAGCGCATTTCTGCCCCTGCTGTTCTACGGGCTTGCAGCGGAGACGGCACTGATTGTTCTGGAAGCTGTTTGGCGTATGTCAGGTATTTGGGCTTCTGCCGGGGAGGCGGGAGCGGCTGTGTTTCTGACTGAGGTTCTTCCCCAGGCTGCAAGCGGCATGGGGGCGGCTGTCATAATTTTCTGGTACTGGCCGAGGCCTGGAAATATCAGGATGGAGCAGGAGGGAGGCGGCCGGTTTGGAGGACCGCAGAGCAAGGGAAAATGGGTGAGAGCTGCCTGGAAGCTTCCCGCCGCAGGTGTCTGCTACTGTATTGGGATGAGCGGACTCATCTGCCTTTCCGCAGCTGCCCTGGTGCCGGCAGAGATTTCTGAATCTGCGCTGGCACAGACGGCTGTGAGCGCCGCGGAGCCGGCAGTTTCCCGGGCGGGCGGCGCGGCGGCTGCAGCTCTGACTTTCCTCTGTACTGGCTTTTTGATCCCGTTTGCCGAGGAGGTCCTGTTCCGGGGCCTGATGTATAAAAGGCTCAGAAGGAGGTTTGGCGTCTGGGCCTGCGCTCTGACAACGGCTGCTGTATTCGGGATCTATCACGGAAATGTACAGCAGGGGATTTATGCGGGGCTCATGGGACTTTTTCTCGCATTCCTTACAGAGCGCTTTCACACAGTGACAGCCGCTGCCTCTGTTCACATAGCGGCGAATCTGACAGCGCTGACCCTGGATGCGGCCGCCTTCGGCACGTGGATGGAGTCAGGACGCCTGAGCGCATGGGGGCTTACGCTCACTGCTCTGGCTGCGTGGACATATCTTATCTGCCGGCTGTATGCAGAAACGAAAGCACTGTGA
- a CDS encoding S8 family peptidase yields MRKVNSREQRRELFRAPAVSGALLSAVLLPAAVLSAAALLQAGCSALPVPVRSSLPEVQEKERAVRAFAAGPGTQAYPGGDPYNEYQWGFLNNGLFRLTDKNSGEGAAFQNLTSRTGGPAYGPEVDSRGTTFAKAGMDINLTPARAAYDAVEGKTETVVAVIDTGIQTDHEELSGGIWTNADETPGDGTDNDGNGYVDDVNGWNFYAGNNQLYSGREDNHGTHSAGTIAAAKNGRGITGICDPAYVKIMPIKVLGTEEGIGTPEHVAQAIRYAEANGASICNLSFGTARFNQELYDTMKNSGMLFVVAAGNGDRSGNGINIDESPVYPAAFDLDNVISVASMRLDGNLDPSSNYGPAGVDLAAPGKYILSTISGNQYAYMSGTSMAAPMVTGVAAMIKSAYPDTDAGRLRQLILSSVKENSAMDGKTATGGMLDAGKAMELAGGA; encoded by the coding sequence ATGAGAAAAGTAAACAGCAGGGAACAGAGACGGGAGCTTTTCAGGGCTCCGGCCGTGTCCGGGGCGCTTCTGTCTGCAGTGCTTCTGCCTGCAGCTGTACTGTCGGCTGCAGCCTTGCTGCAGGCGGGATGTTCAGCCCTTCCGGTACCGGTAAGGTCTTCTCTGCCAGAGGTACAGGAAAAGGAGAGGGCCGTGAGGGCGTTTGCCGCGGGCCCGGGAACACAGGCCTATCCAGGAGGAGACCCTTACAATGAGTATCAGTGGGGATTCCTGAACAATGGCCTGTTTCGTCTGACTGACAAAAACAGCGGGGAGGGAGCCGCGTTTCAGAATCTGACCTCCCGGACAGGCGGGCCTGCCTACGGGCCTGAGGTGGACAGCCGGGGAACTACCTTTGCCAAAGCAGGGATGGATATCAACCTGACTCCTGCCAGAGCTGCCTATGATGCCGTGGAGGGGAAAACCGAAACGGTTGTGGCTGTTATCGACACGGGAATTCAGACGGATCATGAGGAGCTGTCCGGCGGAATCTGGACAAATGCAGATGAGACCCCCGGAGACGGGACAGACAATGACGGAAACGGCTATGTGGACGATGTGAACGGATGGAACTTCTATGCCGGAAATAATCAGCTCTATTCAGGCAGGGAGGATAACCACGGAACTCACTCGGCCGGAACCATTGCTGCGGCTAAAAACGGGAGAGGGATCACCGGCATCTGCGATCCTGCCTATGTGAAGATTATGCCAATCAAAGTCCTGGGAACGGAAGAGGGGATTGGGACGCCGGAACATGTGGCTCAGGCCATACGCTACGCAGAGGCCAACGGGGCATCTATCTGCAATCTGAGCTTCGGCACAGCCAGATTTAATCAGGAGCTCTATGACACTATGAAAAATTCCGGCATGCTCTTCGTGGTTGCCGCCGGAAACGGCGACAGAAGCGGAAACGGTATCAATATTGATGAGTCTCCGGTGTACCCGGCGGCCTTTGACCTGGACAATGTGATCTCCGTGGCCAGCATGAGGCTGGACGGAAACCTGGATCCCAGCTCCAACTACGGCCCGGCAGGCGTTGACCTGGCAGCTCCGGGAAAGTATATTCTCAGCACGATCTCCGGAAACCAGTACGCCTACATGAGCGGAACCTCCATGGCAGCTCCCATGGTGACGGGAGTTGCTGCCATGATAAAATCTGCTTACCCGGATACAGATGCGGGAAGACTTCGCCAGCTCATCCTCTCCTCTGTAAAGGAGAACAGCGCTATGGATGGAAAGACGGCCACAGGCGGAATGCTGGATGCCGGGAAAGCCATGGAGCTGGCCGGAGGGGCATAG